In Paludibaculum fermentans, the genomic stretch CGGATTCTCCTCAACTCACACTAAATTCCAGCAGGGGAACCCGATCATGATAGAGCGGACCCCCATCGCGGAATGAGTATACCACCAGCCCAACTCGGAGATTGGTACCACGTCAAGGACTAGGGGTAAGGGGACGACTGGAAAGACGGAACGGGCGCGCCAGACTAGCCGGCGCGCCCGTTCGTGTTTGAGTTAAGAAAATGAAGTCTAGAGAGCCTTTGCCAACTCTTCGGCAAAAGCGCTTTGAGGGCCATTCGGGCGGCGGTGCTTCTTGCCACCGCGGCGATTCCGGTCACGCTCGCCACCTGGGGCTTGAACGGCAGCGGAAACGGAAGCAGCGGGAGCAGAGGAAGAAGGGGAAGCGGTATGCCCGATGGGCCCACCGGGGCGCACAGCGCCCTTGGGGCGCGGCGGTTGAGCGGGATTTGCCCGCAGAAGGCGGTCTTCAAGAGGCGCGCGATCGAAACGCCGGATGATTGAATTCATCTCTTCGTCGTTCGGCGCTTCAATGAACGCAAAGCCTTTGGATTCCTGAGTCTCCGGATTGCGGATGACTTTCACGGAATCGGCCACCAAGTTGTCCGCTGTCAGCCACGCCTTGATATCATCGGCAGTGACCCAGACCGGAAGGTTACCGAGAAAAACGGTCGAACTCATCGAGTTGGGAAGTTAGCTCCGTCGGGGATTGGGACTGGTTCGAGAGGAAGTGCAGTCCATGAGGCACTTACATGTTATCACGCACAAATATGGGCGGCAATGCGAGCCGCCCATTTTTTTGAAACGAATTGTGTGGAAGTGGCGTCTTCCGCCAGTTGGCCTAGTCGCCGGGCTGCACGGTCACGGCCAGGCGAACGGCGGGATTGGTCCGCAACTCGTCCAGCACGGCCTCTCCTGGCGCGGAGTCCACCTCCACCAGCGCTACCGCGATCAGCGGCTGGCCTGGGGCAGTGGGCTTATCCTGGCGGCCCAGCGAGAAATTGGCGATGTTCACTGAGTTGCGGCCCAGGACAGTGCCCACGTGGCCGATGACACCGGGCACGTCGTCATTCCTCATGTAGATGAGCTGCCCGGCTAGCGTACTCTCCACCCGGATCCCATCCACCGACAGCAGACGCGGCTTGTCCAGGATGATGCTGCCTGAAACGGAGGTCACGCCCTGGTCAGTGTCGATTTCGACCAGCACGGAGTCCTCACCGATCGAACGCGGCTGGTGCGACTCGCTCACCGTCAGGTTGCGTTGTGCCGCCACCTGCATGGAGTTGACGAGATTCACCCGGTTCGAAAGCCCGCGGCTGAGCACGCCGGCCAGCGCGGCGTTCCGCACCAGATTCGTGTTCATCTCCGCGATCCGGCCGAAGTAAGTGACCCGGACGCCTTTGGGATGCCCCGTGGAGACGTATGCCGCGAACTTACCCAGGCGCTCCGCCAGGGTGATGGAGCCGCCAATCGCCTTATACTGCTCCGGCGTCACGGCGGGCATGTTCACTGCGTTGATCGCTACTCCATTCTGGAGGTACTCGACCAACTGCTCGACAATGCGGATGCCCACAATCTCCTGAGCTTCCTCTGTCGAGCCGGCGATGTGCGGCGTGGCGATCAGGTTGTCGCACTGCAGCAGCGGATGATCGGCGGGCAGCGGCTCCGGCTCGAACACGTCGAGTCCGGCGCCGGCCACCTTCTTCGAAACCAGGGCCTCGCAGAGCGCGTTCTGGTCGACAAGTTCGCCGCGGGCACAGTTGATGATGCGGACGCCATCCTTCATGCGCGCGATGGTGGCGGCGTTGATCATGCCCCGGGTCTCCGGAGTGACGGCCAGGTGCAGGCTGATGTAGTCGGAGTTGGACAGCAACTCGTCCAGGCTCACCAGTTCGACACCCAGGTGGGCCGCGGTAGCGGGATTGACGTACGGATCGGAGGCGACAATGCGCATCTCGAAGCCGCGCGCCCGCCGCACCACTTCCTGCCCGATGTTCCCCAGCCCCACGACCCCCAGGGTCTTACCCCGCAGCTCGTTGCCCAGGAACTTCTTCTTCTCCCACTTTCCGGCCCGGGTGGACGCCGTGGCCGCGGGCACCATGCGCGCCAGCCCCAGCATCATGGCCAGGGTGTGCTCGGCCACCGAAACGGCGTTGCCGCCCGGCGTATTCATGACGAGGACGCCAGCAGCCGTGGCGGCCGGCAGGTCCACATTGTCGACTCCGACTCCGGCGCGCGCCACCACGCGCAGCTTCGGAGCCTTCGCCAGGGTGTCTCCCTTCACCTTGACGGCACTACGCACCAGCAATGCGTCGCAATCGGCCAGGTGGGGTTCGTATTCTTTCGGGTTCGAGACGACGATGTCCCAACTAGACTGCTTCTGGAGCAGGGCGATCGCTGCGGGCGACAGGGGTTCAGCGACGAGGATCTTCATCGACTACTTCACCGCCGCTACTTCTTTGGCGGACACTGCTTCGGCGTAGACGCGCTGCACAGCGGCCACACCCTTGCCGAACTCCACGGGAATGCCCTTCGAGTGCAGGATGATTTCGAGCTCGGCGACCATGGCGAACAGGTCGGGGAAGTCGAAGTAGCCCAGGTGCGCGATACGGAAGATCTGCCCCTTCATCGTGCCCTGGCCGTTGGCGATGACGGAACCGAACTGGTTGCGGAAGCCCTTGACGATGTCGCTGGAATCCATCCCCTTGGGCGCCTTGATGGCGGTCACGGAGGACGATGGCGCGTCGGGCGCGAACAGTTCGAGCCCCAGCTCGAGAGCGGCGGCGCGGGTAGCCTTGGCCAGCAACTGGGCGTTCTCGACCAGCTTGTCCATGCCGAGTTCCTTGATGTACTTCAGCGCTTCGGCCAAAGCGAGGATGTGGCTGACGTTCGGCGTCCAGGCGCTTTCGCCCTTATCCGCCATCTTCTTCTCCTTCTTGAGGTCGAAGTAGAGGCGCGGCAGCTTGGCGGACGCGCTCTGCGCCCACGCCTTGGCGCTGACGCTGATGAATGCCAGGCCGGGCGGGATCATGAACGCCTTCTGCGAACCGCCCACCACGATGTCGAGGCCCCAGCCGTCGATGTCGAGCGGCATCGTACCCAGGCCGGTGATCGCGTCGACGATGCACAGGGCGCCGGTCTTCTTCGTGATCTCGCCGATCGCTTTGACGTCGTGCGCCGCGCCGGTGGAGGTTTCCGAGGCCTGGAAGAGAACGCCCTTGGTGTCCGGATTCTCGTTCAGGGCCGCTTCCACGGCGGCCGGAGCGACCACGGAACCGTATTCCGCCATCAGGACTACCGCGTTCAGGCGGAAGGCCTTGGCCAGCTCCACCCAGCGTTCGCCGAACTTGCCGGCGCAGCAGATGACGACCTTGTCGCCTTCGCTGAAGAAGTTGGTAATGGACGCTTCCAGGGCACCCGTGCCGGAAGACACGGTAATGAGAACGTCGCCCTGGGTCCCGAAGACTTCCTTCAAATCACGCAGCACTGTGGGGTACAGCTTGATGAAGTCCTGGGTACGATGGTGAATGTCGGACGCCATCATAGCGTGCAAAGCGCGCGGCAACAAGGGCGTCGGGCCTGGCGTCAGGAGTCGCTGTTTCTTGATATACATGGCTGTGGGAAAATAAACGGGAAGTAGGACTCAGGATATCAAATATGCCGCTCCTCGATCAGTTGCAGAAGGATATGGCGACCGCCATGAAAGCACGGGAGGAAGCGCGGCTCAGCGCTATCCGGATGGTGAAGGCGGCCCTCATGAAGGAGAAAGTCGACTCCATGAAGGAGCTCGACGAAGCCGCCGAAATGAAGGTGCTGAACTCCCTCATCAAGCAGCGCCGCGACTCCGCGGAGATGTACCGCAAGGGCGGACGCCCTGAGCAGGCGGAGAAGGAAGAGACGGAACTGCGGCTCATCGAGAGCTACATGCCGGCCGGCGCCACTGAGGAAGAGGTGGATGCCGCCATTGCCGCCGCCGTCGCTGAAACCGGCGCCACCACCGCGAAACAGATGGGCCAGGTGATGACGGCCGCCAAAGCCAAACTGGCGGGCAAACGCGTGGACGGCAAGTCGATGAGCGACAAGATCCGCGCCAAACTCAGCTGAGCCAGATCACCCAAGGCGAGACGCTCAACCCAAAAAGAGCCCGGCGCGTACTGTCCGCACCGGGCTTTTTGGAGTAACACACACTGGGTGCCCGGCAGGCGGGCAGATCTCTCAGGCCGGCAGCTTAGTTGTAAAACGCGGCGTTCGAATCCGCGAAGGCAGCCAGTTCGGCCGGCAGTTCTTCCAGGACGTAAATCGAGGTGGTGGGGCAGACGGGCACGCAAGCGCCACAGTCGATGCACTCGCCCGGATTCACGAACAGATGGGCCGCTTCCTCGTAGCCCGGTTCGTCGGGCGTCGGATGAATGCAGTTCACGGGGCAGGCGTCGATGCAGTGATTGTCTTTCGTGCAGGTATCGGTGATCACATATGCCATAAGAGTAGGGGCTCCGTTTATATCTTATGCAAGCGGCATGCCAATCCCACTCGATCTGGAAACTGCACAAGTTCAAACACTTAGCGCTTGCCCCACCCTTCCGCCACTTGGGGCAAATCACGCACTAGCGGGAACTCGCCCTAAACCAGTATCATGATCTCCGGTTCAGGGAGTTTACACCCGAATGGCTAACCCGCATAACCAACACAAGCCTTTTGTCCCACCGGACATGAAAATGGCGGAGTTCACACTCCGCGCAGTCCTCCTAGGTCTCGTCATGACCGTCATCCTCGGCGCCGCAAACGCCTACCTCGGTTTGCGCGCCGGCCAGACCATTGCCGCCACGTACCCAGCGGCCGTGATCGGCATGGCGGTTTTGCGTCTCTTCAAGGGCTCCATCCTGGAAGAGAACATCGCCCGCACCGTCGGCAGCATCGGAGAATCCGTCGCCGCCGGCGCCATTTTTACGATTCCCGCGTTCGTCATCGTCAAGGCTTGGACCCGCTTCGACTCCTTTGAAGCCTACTGGCAGTCCAGCGTTCTCATGCTGGTAGGCGGCACCCTGGGCATCCTGTTCGTCACGCTGCTGCGGCGCGTGATGGTGGAAGACCCCGAACTGCCCTACCCCGAATCCTCCGCCGCGGCCGAGATCCACAAAGCCGGCCAGCGCGGCTCAGACGCGGCCGCCACCCTGTTTCAGTCGATGGGCATCGGCGGGTTCATCTACCTGCTGGGCGAATTGAAGCTCTTCTCCGCCAGCAAGGACTTCCTGCTGCACGTCGGCGAGATCGGCAAGAGCACCGTGAAGCTCGGCGCCGACCGCATCCTGAACGTCGGCGGCGTCTCCAAGTTCTCCCTGCCCGCCATCAGCCCGGCCTACCTGGGCGTCGGCTACATCATCGGACCCCGCCTGGGCGCCTTGAACTTCGCCGGCGGCCTGCTGGCCTGGGGCCTGATGGTTCCGCTGCTGGCCTACTTCCTGGGGCCCGAAATCTCCAAAACGCTGCCACCCGGCTCAGGTGTCGAAG encodes the following:
- the serA gene encoding phosphoglycerate dehydrogenase, whose product is MKILVAEPLSPAAIALLQKQSSWDIVVSNPKEYEPHLADCDALLVRSAVKVKGDTLAKAPKLRVVARAGVGVDNVDLPAATAAGVLVMNTPGGNAVSVAEHTLAMMLGLARMVPAATASTRAGKWEKKKFLGNELRGKTLGVVGLGNIGQEVVRRARGFEMRIVASDPYVNPATAAHLGVELVSLDELLSNSDYISLHLAVTPETRGMINAATIARMKDGVRIINCARGELVDQNALCEALVSKKVAGAGLDVFEPEPLPADHPLLQCDNLIATPHIAGSTEEAQEIVGIRIVEQLVEYLQNGVAINAVNMPAVTPEQYKAIGGSITLAERLGKFAAYVSTGHPKGVRVTYFGRIAEMNTNLVRNAALAGVLSRGLSNRVNLVNSMQVAAQRNLTVSESHQPRSIGEDSVLVEIDTDQGVTSVSGSIILDKPRLLSVDGIRVESTLAGQLIYMRNDDVPGVIGHVGTVLGRNSVNIANFSLGRQDKPTAPGQPLIAVALVEVDSAPGEAVLDELRTNPAVRLAVTVQPGD
- a CDS encoding pyridoxal-phosphate-dependent aminotransferase family protein, yielding MMASDIHHRTQDFIKLYPTVLRDLKEVFGTQGDVLITVSSGTGALEASITNFFSEGDKVVICCAGKFGERWVELAKAFRLNAVVLMAEYGSVVAPAAVEAALNENPDTKGVLFQASETSTGAAHDVKAIGEITKKTGALCIVDAITGLGTMPLDIDGWGLDIVVGGSQKAFMIPPGLAFISVSAKAWAQSASAKLPRLYFDLKKEKKMADKGESAWTPNVSHILALAEALKYIKELGMDKLVENAQLLAKATRAAALELGLELFAPDAPSSSVTAIKAPKGMDSSDIVKGFRNQFGSVIANGQGTMKGQIFRIAHLGYFDFPDLFAMVAELEIILHSKGIPVEFGKGVAAVQRVYAEAVSAKEVAAVK
- a CDS encoding 4Fe-4S dicluster domain-containing protein, encoding MAYVITDTCTKDNHCIDACPVNCIHPTPDEPGYEEAAHLFVNPGECIDCGACVPVCPTTSIYVLEELPAELAAFADSNAAFYN
- a CDS encoding GatB/YqeY domain-containing protein, with amino-acid sequence MPLLDQLQKDMATAMKAREEARLSAIRMVKAALMKEKVDSMKELDEAAEMKVLNSLIKQRRDSAEMYRKGGRPEQAEKEETELRLIESYMPAGATEEEVDAAIAAAVAETGATTAKQMGQVMTAAKAKLAGKRVDGKSMSDKIRAKLS
- a CDS encoding RNA recognition motif domain-containing protein: MSSTVFLGNLPVWVTADDIKAWLTADNLVADSVKVIRNPETQESKGFAFIEAPNDEEMNSIIRRFDRAPLEDRLLRANPAQPPRPKGAVRPGGPIGHTASPSSSAPAASVSAAVQAPGGERDRNRRGGKKHRRPNGPQSAFAEELAKAL